The genomic DNA CAATGGGGGGATTGCTTGTCAAATGTTTCGTATCTCTGCACAGCGATGTCAGTACTTCATGTCCTTTGGATCTTTTCTTTCAAGACTATAGTGCCTTTTTTGAAtagtgttgtttttcttctataggtatttgaaaaatatgttaAGAGTTGGATTGCAATTGCTGCACCATTCCAAGGTATTATGTGCTTGAGTATGATTTCTCTGACATTATTAACATAATTTGAAATAGCTGCTGGATGTCTTATCTCCTGTAGTAATATTTTGATGATTACCCATCTGCCATGGAACGTTTATCAACTTTGAGCTAATGAATGAAAATCTCACCTTTATGTTGTATTGTAGGAGTTATACTAAGCAGGTATTCAGTATTGCCTTGCCTTTGCACCGCATGTTGTTGTGAATCATCTCTACTAGGCTGCTAGCAAATTTTGCTTGACAAAAGCAACCTTTTCAGGTGCCCCTGGGTACATAACTACTAGTCTGCTGAATGGAATGTCTTTTGTCGAAGGATGGGAGTCAAAATTCTTTATTTCCAAGTGGTGTATGCAGCAATTGGTATGCAAATATCCTACCCATTCCCATCCTCTGCATGTTTCACGTGGACACCAAAATTTTTGTGTTTGGAAAGAAGGCTGAAAACAGTTTTTCTGCTTCAGCTACTTGAGTGCCCATCAATCTATGAGTTGTTGGCAAACCCTAACTTCCAGTGGAAAGACACCCCACTGCTACAGATTTGGAGAGAGAATTTGGATAACGATGGTAAGAAAAGTGCCCTGTTAGAGTCATATGAGCCTGCAGAAGCAATAAAGATGATTGAAGAGGCTCTTTCCAAGAATGAGGTGAGCCATCCGCATTTAAAATTATGATATAACTCAGCTTACATTGATGCTTACTCTTTCTGAAAATTAAATTTTAATGGCAGATCGTTGCTGATGGGATGCATATTCCGGTGCCCCTTAATTTGGATATATTGAAGTGGGCAAAGGAAACTCATGATATTTTATCCAGTACAAAGCTTCCAGAATCAGTGAAGTTCTACAATATTTATGGGACAGATTATGATACTCCGCATACTGTCTGGTACTTTCCCACCTGGATAGTTCTGATTTTAGTTTTAGTTGTGTTCTTGCGCTAAGCAGAATCTCCATCGGGCCCATTGATATGATCGGATTATGTGTTAATTGCTGTTTATAAATTGCTCGATAAAGAGTGGTGAATAGCATGCTAGTAATTTCACAATACTTGTATTACTACGAAATGTCGCCAAAACCCAAATATGCAGGTGGCACATAGTCAAAGATTATGGGATAAAGGCACAAATATGATATAAACCATCGATGTAGGATGGCTACTTAGATATTTGATGAGTAGCATCAACTTTCAGttactaatattcatgtgttttGCAGCTATGGCACTGAACACCATCCGGTTTCAAACCTTAATAACCTCTTATATGCTcaggttagtttttttttttgcttggttTCTGGCTTCCTGGTGCGCCGAACAATCAATCCCAGGTTTTTAGTGCCTGAGGCTCTAAGCCATGTTCTTATTTTCAGGGAAAATATGTCTATGTTGACGGTGATGGATCTGTCCCAGTAGAATCAGCAAAGGTCTGATACTTTTGTTGTTCCAGTTCATTATTTGGGAATTCTAAGGAAAGCTACTAAGAAAATTGAgtggaatgttttttttttctttttgcagtcTGATGGGCTTAATGCAGTGGCAAGGGTTGGAGTTGCTGCTGACCATCGAGGAATCGTCTGCAGCCACCACGTGTTCCGGATTGTCCAGCACTGGCTGCACGCTGGAGAACCTGATCCATTCTACAACCCCCTGAACGACTATGTCATACTCCCAACAGCCTATGAGATCGAGAAGCATCATGAGAAATGCGGGGATCTCACATCAGTTTCAGAGGACTGGGAGATAATCTCCCCGAGCGACAACCAAACCTTGAGGCCAGCTGAGGTTCCTCCTATGGTCAACACCCTAACTGCAAGCTGGGAGGGCGTGGAGGGCACACTGGAAGAGGCGCAGGCGACAGTCATCATTCACCCACGGAACAAAGGGCGCCAACATGTGGAAGTTAGGGCTGTTGGAGTTAGCCATGGTGGCTAAGCCAGCCATAGGGAACATGCAGGTTGCCTCGCAGAGCTGAACCTACAGAGCAACACTGTAAAATAGCTGTACATATGGCCTCTCTAGGAAATCTGTGTTTAGAACTATCAAATGTTTGTGCTGCTTGTAAATGGTAAGAACTGCCAAACTGGGGCTCTAATGATGAATCAGAAGGGAAAGAGCAAAGCCGTGTTTGGATTGCAATTTCCTCGCAAAGAAATAAGAGGGTATTGCAATTTGCTTATATGTTGTGGATGGAAATTGAATAGTTTACACTTTTTAGCTTGTCTGTGGAAGGGATAAATaaaggctttgttgttgtaATCAGGTCTGTTGGATGTGCCGATGCATTTTGTTTGGCCGTGCAGCATATTCTGCGCCT from Setaria italica strain Yugu1 chromosome VII, Setaria_italica_v2.0, whole genome shotgun sequence includes the following:
- the LOC101782359 gene encoding lecithin-cholesterol acyltransferase-like 4, translating into MTLLEELIRAIELWLRIVKEQVPLVDPTLDPVLLVPGIAGSILEAVDDAGNKERVWVRILAAEHEFREKLWSKFDASTGETVSVNEKTRIIVPEDRYGLYAIDTLDPDMIIGDETVYYYHDMIVEMIKWGYQEGKTLFGFGYDFRQSNRLSETLDRFSKKLESVYTASGGKKINLITHSMGGLLVKCFVSLHSDVFEKYVKSWIAIAAPFQGAPGYITTSLLNGMSFVEGWESKFFISKWCMQQLLLECPSIYELLANPNFQWKDTPLLQIWRENLDNDGKKSALLESYEPAEAIKMIEEALSKNEIVADGMHIPVPLNLDILKWAKETHDILSSTKLPESVKFYNIYGTDYDTPHTVCYGTEHHPVSNLNNLLYAQGKYVYVDGDGSVPVESAKSDGLNAVARVGVAADHRGIVCSHHVFRIVQHWLHAGEPDPFYNPLNDYVILPTAYEIEKHHEKCGDLTSVSEDWEIISPSDNQTLRPAEVPPMVNTLTASWEGVEGTLEEAQATVIIHPRNKGRQHVEVRAVGVSHGG